The following coding sequences lie in one uncultured Mailhella sp. genomic window:
- a CDS encoding metallophosphoesterase — MLNGYDVIGDIHGCADRLEALLSRLGYEKNGGVWRHPDRMVVFLGDYIDRGPQILETLTIVRNMREAGSAECLMGNHEFNAVCWSTPDPDNPGEFIRSHNEAHTAQHAATLEQLAGCYQPWIQWMRTLPLWLELGDLGGDGSRLHMIHACWSPTAMRTLLNNECGGESLVTGRKDAPRLTETGYVRAGGDKESCEYEALEVLLKGPEIPLPDGVFFEDKDGHPRRRIRVKWWLGMGRTCRDMALMGRDDIASLPEDAVPDPGSWEAIDVEYPTFFGHYWRSPGEEIRLCSPSVACLDFSAVHGGPLVAYRWNRGDTALRDDRFVWVGKEADATSRSQRIFFP, encoded by the coding sequence ATGCTGAATGGTTACGACGTGATTGGCGATATACACGGATGCGCGGACAGACTGGAAGCCCTGCTCTCCCGCCTCGGCTACGAAAAAAACGGCGGCGTGTGGAGACATCCCGACCGCATGGTCGTCTTTCTCGGCGACTACATCGACCGGGGACCGCAGATTCTGGAAACGCTGACCATCGTCCGCAACATGCGCGAGGCCGGTTCCGCGGAGTGTCTCATGGGCAATCATGAATTCAACGCCGTATGCTGGAGCACGCCCGATCCCGACAATCCGGGCGAGTTCATCCGCAGTCACAACGAGGCGCACACGGCCCAGCACGCCGCCACGCTGGAACAGCTTGCCGGATGCTATCAGCCCTGGATTCAGTGGATGCGCACCCTGCCGCTGTGGCTGGAGCTCGGCGATCTCGGCGGCGACGGCAGTCGCCTGCACATGATTCACGCCTGCTGGTCTCCGACGGCCATGCGCACGCTGCTCAACAACGAATGCGGAGGCGAAAGCCTGGTGACCGGCCGCAAGGACGCGCCCCGTCTCACCGAAACGGGATACGTGCGCGCCGGAGGCGACAAGGAAAGCTGCGAATACGAGGCGCTGGAAGTGCTGCTCAAGGGCCCGGAAATTCCGCTGCCGGACGGCGTCTTCTTTGAAGACAAGGACGGACACCCCCGCCGCCGCATCCGCGTGAAATGGTGGCTCGGCATGGGCCGCACCTGCCGCGACATGGCCCTCATGGGCCGCGACGACATTGCCTCCCTTCCCGAAGACGCCGTGCCGGACCCCGGAAGCTGGGAAGCCATCGACGTGGAATATCCCACCTTTTTCGGGCATTACTGGCGCAGCCCCGGCGAAGAGATACGCCTCTGTTCGCCCTCCGTGGCCTGCCTCGACTTCAGCGCGGTACACGGCGGCCCGCTTGTGGCCTATCGCTGGAACCGCGGCGACACCGCCCTGCGGGACGACCGCTTCGTGTGGGTCGGCAAGGAGGCTGACGCCACCTCCCGCTCGCAGCGCATCTTCTTCCCCTGA
- a CDS encoding GTP-binding protein → MNKRKIVPITVLSGYLGAGKTTLLNHVLSNQEGYKVAVIVNDIGEVNIDASLIAKGGSVEMDDSLVPLSNGCICCSLKVDLLQQVLNLIESGRFDYILIEASGICEPLPIAQTLCLGDESLPKICRLDGIVTVVDARRMVDEFLGGQRLVEEDIDEEDVASLVIQQIEFCTTIVLNKVEGLTEDQLGLLRTVIHKLQPEANIIETNYGKVDVKDILDTGRFDFDRACSSIGWVQALEADAPEEDEDEHDDDHDHHHDHEHKHHHDDDDHDEHKHHHHHDDDEHEHHHGHDHDEDEHEHHHGHHHHHHHGDHEHGEEYGISTFVYFRRPPFDQKKFEDFVNDAWPASVIRCKGLIWFRDEPDTAYLYEQAGRQMTASPYGEWVAAAPAKRQAAERRVDKQLDAEWDDTYGDRMQKLVFIGQHMDKAAICAALDACLEK, encoded by the coding sequence ATGAATAAAAGAAAAATAGTCCCCATCACCGTTCTCTCCGGCTACCTCGGCGCGGGCAAGACCACGCTGCTCAATCACGTGCTTTCCAATCAGGAAGGCTACAAGGTCGCCGTCATCGTCAACGACATCGGCGAAGTCAACATCGACGCGAGCCTCATCGCCAAGGGCGGCAGCGTGGAAATGGACGACAGCCTCGTGCCGCTCTCCAACGGCTGCATCTGCTGCTCCCTCAAGGTCGATCTGCTTCAGCAGGTGCTCAATCTCATCGAATCCGGCCGCTTCGACTACATTCTCATCGAGGCGAGCGGCATCTGCGAACCGCTGCCCATCGCGCAGACCCTCTGCCTCGGCGATGAATCCCTGCCCAAGATATGCCGCCTCGACGGCATCGTCACCGTGGTGGACGCCCGCCGCATGGTGGACGAATTTCTCGGCGGTCAGCGCCTCGTGGAAGAAGACATCGACGAAGAGGACGTGGCCAGCCTCGTCATTCAGCAGATAGAGTTCTGCACCACCATCGTGCTCAACAAGGTGGAAGGCCTCACCGAAGATCAGCTCGGTCTGCTCAGAACCGTGATCCACAAGCTCCAGCCCGAAGCAAACATCATTGAAACCAACTACGGCAAGGTGGACGTGAAGGACATTCTCGACACGGGCCGCTTCGACTTCGACCGCGCCTGCTCCTCCATCGGCTGGGTGCAGGCTCTGGAAGCCGACGCCCCCGAAGAGGACGAAGACGAACACGACGATGACCACGATCATCATCACGATCACGAACACAAGCATCATCATGATGATGACGACCACGACGAGCACAAGCACCATCACCACCACGATGACGACGAGCACGAACATCATCATGGCCACGATCATGACGAGGACGAGCACGAACATCATCACGGCCATCATCACCATCATCATCACGGCGATCATGAGCACGGCGAGGAATACGGCATTTCCACCTTCGTGTATTTCCGTCGTCCGCCCTTCGATCAGAAAAAGTTCGAGGACTTCGTCAACGACGCCTGGCCTGCCAGCGTGATCCGCTGCAAGGGGCTCATCTGGTTCCGCGACGAGCCCGACACCGCCTATCTGTACGAACAGGCCGGCCGTCAGATGACCGCCTCGCCCTACGGCGAATGGGTGGCCGCCGCACCCGCCAAGCGTCAGGCCGCCGAACGCCGCGTGGACAAGCAGCTCGACGCCGAATGGGACGACACCTACGGCGACCGCATGCAGAAGCTCGTCTTCATCGGTCAGCACATGGACAAGGCCGCCATCTGCGCCGCCCTGGACGCCTGCCTCGAAAAATAA
- the hydG gene encoding [FeFe] hydrogenase H-cluster radical SAM maturase HydG, with translation MYNVRSLDSNEFIDHAEILESLEEGRKLSSDRAEVARILNKAREYRGLTHREAAALLFVEDEDTLKSIYALAREIKEHIYGRRIVMFAPLYLSDYCVNNCRYCGFHASNKTVRRKLSQEELREEVLALEALGHKRLLLEAGEDDRNCPLDYVIECMHTIYATKLRNGSIRRVNVDIAATTAENYRRLKDAGLGTYILFQETYHKPTYEFMHMGGPKANYEWHTEAMDRGMLEGGLDDVGIGVLFGLYDWRYEVMGLLMHAEHLEAVAGVGPHTISFPRLLPAEGVDYSAYSLVSDDDFKHLIAVTRLAVPYTGMILTTRESAEFRRGLLDIGMSQMSAGSCVGVGGYAHPQRVVPGEAPQFHLADERKPEDVLKGLVRDGYLPSFCTACYRSGRTGDRFMPLAKSGEISNCCQPNAMLTFKEYLLDYADDELRALGENMIADELSRISREPRRNQTAQYLKRLEQGERDLRF, from the coding sequence ATGTACAATGTCCGCTCGCTGGACTCCAACGAGTTCATCGACCACGCCGAAATTCTGGAGTCTCTGGAAGAGGGGCGAAAGCTTTCTTCCGACCGGGCTGAAGTGGCCCGCATTCTGAACAAGGCCCGGGAATACCGCGGGCTCACGCATCGCGAGGCGGCCGCGCTTCTGTTCGTGGAAGACGAGGACACGCTGAAGAGCATCTACGCGCTGGCCCGCGAAATCAAGGAACACATTTACGGCCGCCGCATCGTGATGTTCGCGCCGCTGTACCTTTCGGACTACTGCGTGAACAACTGCCGCTACTGCGGCTTTCACGCGAGCAACAAGACCGTGCGGCGCAAGCTTTCGCAGGAGGAGCTGCGCGAGGAAGTGCTTGCGCTGGAGGCGCTCGGTCACAAGCGTCTGCTTCTTGAGGCGGGCGAAGACGACCGCAACTGCCCTCTGGATTACGTTATTGAGTGCATGCACACCATCTATGCCACGAAGCTTCGCAACGGCTCCATCCGCCGCGTGAACGTGGACATTGCCGCCACCACGGCGGAAAACTACCGCAGACTCAAGGATGCCGGACTGGGCACCTACATTCTTTTTCAGGAAACCTACCACAAGCCCACCTACGAATTCATGCACATGGGCGGCCCCAAGGCCAATTACGAGTGGCACACCGAGGCCATGGACCGCGGCATGCTGGAAGGCGGCCTGGACGACGTGGGCATCGGCGTGCTTTTCGGCCTGTACGACTGGCGTTACGAGGTGATGGGTCTGCTGATGCACGCCGAGCATCTTGAGGCGGTGGCCGGCGTGGGACCGCACACCATTTCGTTCCCGAGGCTGCTGCCCGCCGAGGGCGTGGATTATTCCGCCTACAGTCTGGTGAGCGATGACGACTTCAAGCATCTCATTGCGGTGACGCGTCTGGCCGTGCCCTACACCGGCATGATTCTCACCACCAGAGAGTCCGCGGAATTTCGCCGCGGGCTGCTCGACATAGGCATGTCGCAGATGAGCGCGGGTTCCTGCGTGGGCGTGGGCGGCTACGCCCATCCGCAGCGCGTCGTTCCCGGCGAAGCGCCGCAGTTTCATCTTGCCGACGAACGCAAGCCCGAAGACGTGCTCAAGGGACTGGTTCGCGACGGCTATCTGCCGAGCTTCTGCACGGCCTGCTATCGTTCCGGCCGCACCGGCGACCGCTTCATGCCGCTGGCCAAGAGCGGCGAAATAAGCAACTGCTGTCAGCCCAACGCCATGCTGACCTTCAAGGAATATCTGCTGGACTACGCCGACGACGAACTGCGCGCGCTCGGCGAGAACATGATAGCCGACGAGCTTTCCCGCATCAGCCGGGAGCCTCGGAGAAATCAGACGGCGCAGTATTTGAAGCGCCTGGAGCAGGGGGAGCGCGATCTGCGTTTTTAA
- the ilvC gene encoding ketol-acid reductoisomerase, whose product MKKYYDADCNLGMLDGKTVAIIGYGSQGHAHAQNLHESGVNVVVGLRKGSSSWAKAEAAGLKVMEVEPAAEAGDIVMMLVPDEVAADIYNKQVAPHMKEGNVLCFAHGFNIHFGFVKPASNIDVIMIAPKGPGHTVRSQYLEGKGVPSLIAVAQDYSGHAKDYALAYASGIGAGRAGILETTYREETETDLFGEQAVLCGGVTELMKAGFETLVEAGYAPEMAYFETIHEMKLIVDLINNGGFGFMRYSISNTAEYGDYRTGKRIITAETRKEMKQILREIQDGTFASEFMQEFSAGRKGKFLATRRLEAEHQLEKVGAELRQMMSWLKK is encoded by the coding sequence ATTAAGAAGTACTATGACGCAGACTGCAATCTCGGCATGCTCGACGGCAAGACTGTCGCCATCATCGGCTATGGCAGCCAGGGTCACGCTCATGCTCAGAACCTGCATGAAAGCGGCGTGAACGTTGTCGTCGGTCTGCGCAAGGGCAGCTCCAGCTGGGCCAAGGCTGAAGCCGCCGGTCTGAAGGTCATGGAAGTGGAACCCGCCGCCGAAGCCGGCGACATCGTCATGATGCTCGTGCCCGACGAAGTCGCCGCCGACATCTACAACAAGCAGGTCGCCCCCCACATGAAGGAAGGCAACGTGCTGTGCTTCGCCCACGGCTTCAACATCCACTTCGGCTTCGTGAAGCCCGCTTCCAACATCGACGTCATCATGATCGCTCCCAAGGGCCCCGGCCACACCGTGCGCAGCCAGTACCTGGAAGGCAAGGGCGTTCCCAGCCTCATCGCCGTTGCTCAGGACTACAGCGGTCATGCCAAGGACTACGCCCTGGCCTATGCTTCCGGCATCGGCGCCGGCCGCGCCGGTATCCTGGAAACCACCTATCGTGAAGAAACCGAAACCGACCTCTTCGGCGAACAGGCCGTGCTCTGCGGCGGCGTGACCGAACTCATGAAGGCCGGTTTTGAAACCCTCGTGGAAGCCGGATACGCTCCTGAAATGGCGTACTTTGAAACCATCCACGAAATGAAGCTCATCGTTGACCTCATCAACAACGGCGGCTTCGGCTTCATGCGCTACTCCATCTCCAACACCGCCGAATACGGCGACTACCGCACCGGCAAGCGCATCATCACCGCCGAAACCCGCAAGGAAATGAAGCAGATCCTGAGAGAAATCCAGGACGGCACCTTCGCTTCCGAGTTCATGCAGGAATTCTCCGCCGGCCGCAAGGGCAAGTTCCTTGCCACCCGTCGTCTGGAAGCCGAGCATCAGCTGGAAAAGGTCGGCGCCGAACTGCGTCAGATGATGAGCTGGCTCAAGAAGTAA
- a CDS encoding TM1266 family iron-only hydrogenase system putative regulator produces the protein MEENRLGIVGIIVENLESSAALNAILHQYSDIIVGRLGIPYRDRGVSIISIAVDGSNEAISAMTGKIGQLEHVSVKSVITK, from the coding sequence ATGGAAGAAAACCGCCTCGGCATTGTCGGCATCATTGTGGAAAACCTCGAATCCTCCGCCGCCCTGAACGCGATTCTGCATCAGTACTCCGACATCATTGTCGGACGTCTGGGCATTCCCTACCGCGACAGGGGCGTGTCCATCATCTCCATCGCCGTGGACGGCAGCAACGAAGCCATTTCCGCCATGACCGGAAAAATCGGTCAGCTGGAACACGTGTCCGTGAAATCCGTCATCACCAAGTAA
- a CDS encoding TIGR03905 family TSCPD domain-containing protein yields the protein MQFVFTPERVCSKMFMIDVDEKSRTINNFEFKGGCPGNLNGIGRLIRGMSIDDVIDRFADMPICPTSKVTSCPEQLRKALIELRDKLNAGETPERPRFGLDAFASVAK from the coding sequence ATGCAGTTTGTTTTCACGCCGGAGCGCGTCTGCTCCAAGATGTTCATGATAGACGTGGATGAAAAAAGCCGGACCATCAACAACTTCGAGTTCAAGGGCGGCTGCCCCGGCAATCTGAACGGAATAGGCCGACTGATTCGCGGCATGTCCATCGACGACGTGATCGACCGCTTCGCCGACATGCCCATCTGCCCCACCTCGAAGGTGACGTCCTGCCCCGAACAGCTCCGCAAGGCGCTTATTGAGCTGCGCGACAAGCTGAACGCCGGAGAAACCCCGGAACGTCCACGCTTCGGTCTGGACGCCTTTGCCTCCGTGGCGAAGTAG
- a CDS encoding patatin family protein codes for MRQNIYSGLDRLPRGLASDRVTPGCLVLEGGALRGTYSVGVMDALMEADVNLACTIGVSAGALNGISYVSGQIGRSARSPLRYRHDSRYFGLGAFLRNRTPFGFDFMFGELSRTLDPLDMTRFFRPERRFVAVATNCLTGKPEYFEKGRCPDIMLATRASSTMPYISQMVRMNGTPYLDGGCSCKIPFRWALDNGFRAVVIVKTNPDDYRRDPEAGRNLARLFYGPKWQALSDALARSNADYNELCDEIEKLRQEGRVFVISPSRSMHIGRMEKDLEKLGEWYWLGYRDAQALMPDLRAYLARKNGETDGADKERIAESAAPSEAQPAADAASAEAPAQDR; via the coding sequence ATGCGTCAGAACATCTATTCCGGTCTCGACCGGCTGCCCCGGGGACTGGCGTCCGACCGCGTCACGCCGGGCTGTCTCGTGCTTGAGGGCGGCGCGCTGCGCGGAACCTACAGCGTTGGCGTGATGGACGCCCTCATGGAAGCCGACGTGAACCTTGCCTGCACCATCGGCGTTTCCGCCGGAGCGCTCAACGGCATCAGCTACGTTTCCGGTCAGATAGGACGTTCCGCGCGAAGTCCGCTGCGCTACCGGCACGATTCCCGCTATTTCGGACTCGGCGCCTTTCTCCGCAACCGCACGCCCTTCGGCTTCGACTTCATGTTCGGCGAACTTTCCCGCACGCTGGACCCGCTGGACATGACGCGCTTCTTCCGGCCGGAACGCCGTTTCGTGGCCGTGGCCACCAACTGCCTCACCGGCAAACCGGAATATTTTGAAAAGGGCCGATGCCCCGACATCATGCTGGCGACGCGCGCCTCCTCCACCATGCCGTACATCTCGCAGATGGTGCGCATGAACGGCACGCCCTATCTCGACGGCGGCTGCTCGTGCAAGATTCCCTTCCGCTGGGCGCTGGACAACGGCTTTCGCGCCGTGGTCATCGTGAAAACCAATCCCGACGACTATCGCCGCGACCCCGAGGCCGGACGCAACCTCGCCCGGCTGTTCTACGGGCCGAAGTGGCAGGCACTCTCCGACGCCCTGGCCCGGAGCAACGCCGACTACAACGAGCTGTGCGACGAGATAGAAAAACTTCGGCAGGAAGGCCGCGTGTTCGTGATAAGCCCGTCGCGCTCCATGCACATAGGCCGCATGGAAAAGGATCTGGAAAAGCTCGGCGAATGGTACTGGCTGGGCTATCGCGACGCGCAGGCGCTCATGCCCGACCTCAGGGCCTATCTGGCCCGAAAGAACGGCGAAACGGACGGCGCAGACAAAGAACGGATTGCAGAAAGCGCCGCGCCTTCCGAAGCTCAGCCCGCAGCAGACGCCGCATCTGCCGAAGCTCCCGCGCAAGACCGGTGA
- a CDS encoding GTP-binding protein, with translation MRRNIVPITLLTGYLGAGKTTLLNHVLSNQEGYKVAVIVNDIGEVNIDAALIEKGGNVEMESSLIPLSNGCICCTLKDDLMQQILDLIATCRFDYILIEASGICEPMPIAQAITLGDEVMPTVCRLDGIVTVVDAMRMADEFLNGEKLLGDNDEDDVESLLIQQIEFCTTIVLNKVDEVSAEQLATLKAVIRQLQPEARIIETNYGKVAVKDILDTHAFNFAKAGKSAGWIQSLQKFDADKAAHDEHDHHEHHAHEHHEHAEGHSHTEEYGISTFVYFRRAPFNQDKFSDFVEASWPQSVIRCKGLLWFKKNPSMSYMFEQAGKQTVATPFGRWMASAPAEQRKQARRANPELDRNWDERYGDRMIKLVFIGRHMDEQAICAALDACLDEDKS, from the coding sequence ATGCGCAGAAACATCGTTCCCATCACGCTTCTTACCGGCTATCTCGGCGCGGGCAAGACCACGCTGCTCAATCACGTGCTTTCCAATCAGGAAGGCTACAAGGTCGCCGTCATCGTCAACGACATCGGCGAAGTCAACATCGACGCCGCGCTCATCGAAAAAGGCGGCAACGTGGAGATGGAAAGCAGCCTCATTCCCCTTTCCAACGGCTGCATCTGCTGCACCCTCAAGGACGATCTCATGCAGCAGATTCTCGATCTCATCGCCACCTGCCGCTTCGACTACATTCTCATTGAAGCGAGCGGCATCTGCGAACCCATGCCCATCGCCCAGGCCATCACGCTGGGCGACGAAGTCATGCCCACGGTGTGCCGCCTCGACGGCATCGTCACCGTGGTGGACGCCATGCGCATGGCCGACGAATTTCTGAACGGCGAAAAGCTCCTCGGCGACAACGACGAGGACGACGTGGAAAGTCTGCTCATCCAGCAGATAGAATTCTGCACCACCATCGTGCTCAACAAGGTCGATGAAGTTTCCGCCGAGCAGCTCGCCACGCTCAAGGCCGTGATCCGTCAGCTTCAGCCCGAGGCGCGCATCATCGAAACCAACTACGGCAAGGTGGCCGTCAAGGACATTCTCGACACGCACGCCTTCAACTTCGCCAAAGCGGGAAAATCCGCCGGCTGGATTCAGAGCCTCCAGAAGTTCGACGCCGACAAGGCCGCGCACGACGAGCACGATCATCACGAACACCACGCCCACGAGCATCACGAACACGCCGAAGGCCATTCCCACACCGAGGAATACGGCATTTCCACCTTCGTGTACTTCCGGCGCGCGCCCTTCAATCAGGACAAGTTCAGCGACTTCGTGGAAGCGTCCTGGCCGCAGTCGGTGATCCGCTGCAAGGGGCTTTTGTGGTTCAAGAAGAATCCCTCCATGTCGTACATGTTCGAGCAGGCAGGCAAGCAGACCGTGGCCACGCCCTTCGGACGCTGGATGGCCTCCGCACCGGCCGAACAGCGCAAACAGGCGCGCAGGGCCAATCCCGAACTCGACCGCAACTGGGACGAACGCTACGGCGACCGCATGATCAAGCTGGTGTTCATCGGCAGACACATGGACGAGCAGGCCATCTGCGCGGCTCTGGACGCCTGTCTGGACGAAGACAAGTCCTGA
- a CDS encoding fumarate hydratase, whose amino-acid sequence MREISVELIRDTVARLAVEACCRLPESTLAAMRQARECELSPTGRDVLDQLIQNAGIAAEENVPICQDTGLAVVFAEIGQDVHITGGLFEDAVNQGIAKGYTEGYLRKSSVAEPLFERKNTGDNTPAVIHTRLVAGDRITLRLAPKGAGSENKGALHMLVPADGIEGVKKAVVETVRHAGASPCPPMVVGVGIGGNMELACLCAKKACARDIESRNPDPRYARLEDELLELVNKLGTGPAGLGGSVTAFKVNVEFCSTHIASLPVAVNINCNAARHAEAVL is encoded by the coding sequence ATGCGAGAAATTTCCGTCGAACTCATACGCGACACCGTGGCGCGGCTGGCCGTGGAGGCCTGCTGCCGCCTGCCCGAATCCACGCTGGCGGCCATGCGCCAGGCCAGAGAATGCGAACTTTCCCCCACCGGCCGCGACGTACTGGATCAGCTCATCCAGAACGCGGGCATCGCCGCCGAGGAAAACGTCCCCATCTGTCAGGATACCGGACTCGCCGTGGTGTTCGCCGAAATAGGTCAGGACGTCCACATCACAGGCGGACTTTTTGAAGACGCCGTCAATCAGGGCATTGCCAAGGGCTACACCGAAGGCTATCTGCGCAAGTCTTCGGTGGCGGAACCGCTCTTTGAACGCAAAAACACCGGCGACAACACGCCCGCCGTCATCCACACGCGCCTCGTGGCCGGCGACCGCATCACCCTGCGCCTGGCCCCCAAGGGCGCGGGCAGCGAAAACAAGGGCGCGCTGCACATGCTGGTTCCCGCCGACGGCATAGAAGGCGTGAAGAAGGCCGTGGTGGAAACCGTGCGCCACGCCGGAGCCAGCCCCTGCCCGCCCATGGTCGTCGGCGTAGGCATAGGCGGCAACATGGAACTGGCCTGCCTGTGCGCCAAAAAAGCCTGCGCGCGCGACATTGAAAGCCGCAATCCCGATCCCCGCTACGCCAGACTCGAAGACGAGCTGCTGGAACTCGTCAACAAGCTCGGCACCGGCCCCGCCGGACTCGGCGGCAGCGTGACTGCCTTCAAGGTGAACGTGGAATTCTGCTCCACCCACATCGCCAGCCTGCCCGTAGCCGTGAACATCAACTGCAACGCCGCGCGTCACGCCGAAGCCGTGCTGTAA
- the ilvB gene encoding biosynthetic-type acetolactate synthase large subunit has translation MKLTGSEIFCEVLVEQGVDTLFGYPGGAVLNLYDALYKYQDRIHHIITAHEQGAAHAADGYARATGRTGVVLVTSGPGATNLVTGIATAYMDSVPMVAITGNVPTPLIGQDSFQEVYIAGITMPITKHNFVVDRVEDLADILREAFRIAQTGRKGPVLVDIPKDMTSAVAEFVPAAPVRDSYTTKIDMDAIDKAAEIINNAQRPAIYYGGGVISSGASAELAALMKKTCMPGAYTLMGAGVVDSDDPLNLGMVGMHGCRTSNFALDYADVMVAVGTRFSDRVALAPDAFGRRAKLIQIDIDPSEVNKNVNVDVSLVGDVKDVICALLPKVHQTCRDEWLTQIAEWRQEDYHPEDSDTVLKPHQVIRKVNEMAGLDAIYVTDVGQHQMWAAQYLHHVKPRHFLTSGGLGTMGFGYGAAIGAKIACPEKPVIHFTGDGSFHMNMNEACTAVSFHLPVITVILDNHVLGMVRQWQTSFYGKRYSCTDLNRRTDYVKVIEGFGGKGFHCETMADLEKAMAEALTSDGPVWIHCCIDKDEKVLPMIPGGCTCDSIIME, from the coding sequence ATGAAACTGACCGGTTCGGAAATTTTTTGTGAAGTGCTGGTGGAGCAGGGCGTGGATACGCTGTTCGGCTACCCCGGCGGCGCTGTGTTGAATCTGTACGACGCACTGTATAAATACCAGGATCGTATCCACCATATTATTACTGCCCATGAACAGGGCGCCGCGCATGCGGCCGATGGCTACGCCCGTGCTACCGGCCGCACCGGCGTTGTCCTGGTAACGAGCGGCCCCGGCGCGACCAACCTTGTTACCGGCATTGCCACCGCCTACATGGACAGCGTGCCCATGGTTGCCATCACGGGCAACGTGCCCACGCCCCTCATCGGACAGGACAGCTTCCAGGAAGTGTACATTGCGGGCATCACCATGCCCATCACCAAGCATAATTTTGTCGTGGACAGGGTGGAGGATCTGGCCGACATCCTGCGCGAGGCCTTCCGCATCGCCCAGACCGGCCGCAAGGGCCCGGTGCTGGTGGACATTCCCAAGGACATGACCTCGGCCGTGGCCGAATTCGTGCCCGCGGCTCCCGTGCGCGACAGCTACACCACGAAGATTGACATGGACGCCATCGACAAGGCGGCGGAAATCATCAACAACGCCCAGCGTCCGGCCATCTATTACGGCGGCGGCGTCATCTCCTCCGGCGCGAGCGCGGAACTTGCCGCCCTCATGAAGAAGACCTGCATGCCCGGCGCCTACACCCTCATGGGAGCGGGCGTCGTCGACAGCGACGATCCGCTCAATCTCGGCATGGTGGGCATGCACGGCTGCCGCACCAGCAACTTCGCCCTCGACTACGCCGACGTCATGGTGGCCGTGGGCACCCGCTTCAGCGACCGCGTGGCTCTCGCCCCCGACGCGTTCGGCCGCCGCGCCAAGCTCATTCAGATCGACATCGATCCCAGTGAAGTGAACAAGAACGTCAACGTGGACGTCAGCCTCGTCGGCGACGTGAAGGACGTCATCTGCGCGCTGCTGCCCAAGGTGCATCAGACCTGCCGCGACGAATGGCTCACCCAGATCGCCGAATGGCGTCAGGAAGACTACCACCCCGAAGACAGCGACACCGTGCTCAAGCCGCATCAGGTCATCCGCAAGGTCAACGAAATGGCCGGACTCGACGCCATCTACGTGACCGACGTGGGCCAGCATCAGATGTGGGCGGCCCAGTATCTGCATCACGTCAAGCCCCGCCACTTCCTCACGAGCGGCGGCCTCGGCACCATGGGCTTCGGCTACGGCGCGGCCATCGGCGCCAAGATCGCCTGCCCCGAAAAGCCCGTGATCCACTTCACCGGCGACGGCTCCTTCCACATGAACATGAACGAGGCCTGCACCGCGGTGAGCTTCCATCTGCCCGTCATCACCGTGATTCTCGACAACCACGTGCTCGGCATGGTGCGTCAGTGGCAGACGAGCTTCTACGGCAAGCGCTACTCCTGCACCGACCTTAACCGCCGCACCGACTACGTGAAGGTCATTGAAGGCTTCGGCGGCAAGGGCTTCCACTGCGAAACCATGGCCGATCTGGAAAAGGCCATGGCGGAAGCGCTCACGAGCGACGGCCCCGTGTGGATTCACTGCTGCATCGACAAGGATGAGAAGGTGCTTCCCATGATTCCCGGCGGCTGCACCTGCGACTCCATCATCATGGAATAG
- the ilvN gene encoding acetolactate synthase small subunit, with translation MTKHVISIVVDNNANVMARVSSLFARRRFNMTSVTAAQTSDPAISIITIVTEGDTHVLDQIVKQTLKMEEVKSITLLPPNESLLSETIMLRIAFDAATISPIKDIVEVYRARIIDLTSSSMVIQLTGKPSKIEGFLEVMSPYQILEMCRSGIIGMPRGSQSDWWKSSKD, from the coding sequence ATGACGAAACATGTGATTTCCATCGTGGTGGATAACAACGCCAACGTCATGGCACGCGTGTCCTCCCTTTTTGCCCGCCGCCGCTTCAACATGACCAGCGTTACGGCCGCGCAGACCAGCGATCCCGCCATTTCCATCATCACCATCGTGACGGAAGGCGACACCCACGTTCTCGATCAGATCGTGAAGCAGACCCTCAAGATGGAGGAAGTGAAGTCCATCACCCTGCTTCCGCCCAACGAAAGCCTGCTGAGCGAGACCATCATGCTGCGCATCGCCTTCGACGCCGCCACAATTTCGCCCATCAAGGATATCGTTGAGGTTTATCGGGCGCGCATTATTGACCTTACCTCTAGTAGCATGGTAATACAACTCACCGGAAAGCCTTCCAAGATAGAAGGCTTCCTTGAGGTGATGTCGCCCTATCAGATCCTCGAAATGTGCCGTTCCGGCATCATCGGCATGCCCAGAGGATCGCAGAGTGATTGGTGGAAAAGCAGCAAGGATTGA